GTTGCACACTACGTCTACAAACAAAGTCGAGCGTTTACTTGGCAACCTCGACAGCCTTGGCGGCAGCCTGGTCGAGATCGTCAAATGCAGCGATCTTGAGGCCAGAATCTTTGATGATCTTCTTGGCCTCCTGCTCCTTTGTACCTTGCAACCGCACCACAAGAGGGATCTTGAGATCCAATTCCTTCGTGGCTTGTACGATACCATCCGCAATAACATCGCAGCGCATAATACCACCAAAAATGTTGACGAAAATAGCACGCACATCCTTGCTCTGCAGCAGAAGCTCAAACGCCTTCTTCACCGCGGCGGCGTTCGCACCACCACCAACGTCCAAGAAGTTGGCAGGCTGGCCACCATTTAGCGAGAGAACATCGAGCGTTGCCATGGCCAGACCGGCACCGTTGACCAAGCAGCCGATGTTGCCATCGAGCTTAATAAAGTTGAGGCCGTATTTGCCGGCCTCAACCTCGATGGGGTCTTCCTGTGTGAGATCGCGCTGCTTAAACACGTCGATCTGGCGAAAGTCGGCGTTATCGTCAAAGCCGAGCTTGGCGTCCATGCAGAGCACTTCGCCGTCCTGGCTCTCGGCCAGCGGGTTGATCTCAACCTGCGTGGCATCGCGCTCATCAAACAGCTTGTAAAGCTTTTGGAAAATGTCTGCAGCTTGCTTCTCCTGCTCGGGGCCGGAAAACCCGAGCTTGTGAGCGATCTGCTGCGCGGTCTGCGCGTCAAGACCCTTCTCCAAGTCAATGGTGGTGGTAATGATTGCGTCGGGGTTTTCTGCCGCAACCTCCTCAATCGAGGTACCGCCCTCGCTCGAGGCAATCATGGCAGGGAGCTGCTTTACACGATCGTTGAGCAGTGCGACGTAGTACTCCTTCTTCGGCGGGCGCGCTTCTGCAATCATAACCGCGTTGCATTCAcggcctgcagcgccggtCTGCTTGGTAATCAGCTTGGCACCGATCATTTGCTTAGCAAGGTCGCGGACCTCCTCAGGGCTGCATGTCAGTCTCGGATTGAATGTTGTACGTACGTCTTGACGAGGTGGACACCACCCTTAAGGCCATTGTCAAAATGACCTTTACCACGGCCGCCCGCAAGCACCTGCGCCTTGATCACAACAGGTTTGCCTCCGAACTTCTTTGCAGCCTCGAACGCCTCCTCGGGGGTCTTCGCCGGAATAGACTTGGGCGTATTGACGCCGTACTTGTTGAGCAAATCCATAGAGAGGTACTCGTGCAGAGACAAGAAGCGCTTCTGGCTAGCAAAAGTATTGCCAgcacgcaatgcacggCCAGTCATGGCAGCACGCGAGCGGAATGTGTTGAGTGCAGGAATCATCTTCACACAGCACGTAAGATCGTCACGGGTAGGGCACGCTCTGATTGTAACGCCGGCGGGACGCCGGTTCATCACGTGACGTGGACGTGCATCAAGCGCCGGTGCCAATTTTTTTCTGGTATGGCGCAGCAACGTGCAGGCCGGGGTGGCTCGAAAGGGCGCTTATCACTGCGAGACACTGCGCCGAAACAGGCGCCGAAACAGGCGCCGAAACAAAAACAGAAGAAGCTACCGATGAAACGTTCCGCGCAGCGTATGGAAGATGAAGAAGACGATGAAGACGAAGAAGACGGAGAAGACGGAGAAGAATCGTCAGAAGCCAGCGACGAAGAGCTCGATACGGACGAAGAAATCAAGGCGCAGAGCAAGCCGCACAGTAAAAAGACActgaagcgcaagcgccgcgctgtaTCTCCTACAGCATTTGGTGAGGCCATAAaggagctgcttggcaatGACGCGTCTGACGCTGAGGCAAAACGTGCCGAACCGGCACAAAGTGCGATTTTATCGCTTGCTCCTAGTGTACGCCGCACAGCGAATGCaacgacgctgcgtgcaaaagcTGCACGTCTTGCTCTGGAGAAGCGACGCGAGCGGGAAGAACTTGCGCACGTCCGTGACGTTATCGGTGATTGGGGTCCGCCGGGTGTGCCACCGAAAGATATCAAAGCTGGACTCCCGAATACACCGCAGCTTGATGCATGGATGGAACAGGGAGGAGCAAAAGGCTATGAGCGCCGGCTCCGCAAGGCTGCACAGCGTGGTGTAGTTAAATTATTCAACGCCAttcgtgcagcgcagcagacgAGTGTAGACGAAGTCGACGAGGCACGGCAAAAAAGGCCAAAAGGCTCGACCGCGAATGCACTTGGAAGCGCAGAGGCTGCGGTAACCAAACTCAGCAAAAGCAACTTTTTGGACCTACTccgcaatgcgccgcagggcACGACAAGTGCACCGAGCAAATGATAGTATACCGTAATTGTACATTAATTCTACGATGTCGCATCCATTGCTTCCAGTTCTTTCTGTAGTTGTTCGGCGCGTCGGGTATACTCAGCAGTCTCTGCCTTCGCTGTGAGGTTCGCCACGCGCAGCGAAAGATTTTGGGAAACGAGCGCGGCCCATCGCGACTCGTACGTAgaaagcgcatcgccggTCTTGATCTGtgcgtctttgcgcgcgcggttAACTTCTTCTACCTCTTCGCGCTCTGCATCCAGTGCTTGTGACTCCAAGCCGAGTATCGCTTCCTGGTTGTAATTGTAAAGCCGCCAGGCATTTGCTGCGGTGAGTACGTCTAGGACACATACCTCCgtagcggcgcagcaaTTCAATGTTCTTTACGCGCCCATCCATGTACGCAAGTTGCACCGACGCATTCCGTAGACTCGCGTCCCACGCTTCTTCCGACGCTTGCAATCCTTCAGCGGGCTCAGGGAGCTGGTATCGATCGGCGTCCAATACGTTGAGCTTTTCTCCACGCTCTGCACGTTCTAATTCCGCTGCAAGTTGAGGCAATTCCTGTTGTAAGCACTCTTTGCGCATACATACCGTAAACACTTGGTATggagcgccaagcagcgagAGAGGATCGTATGCAAGCGTCGCCTTTTCCTGTGCAATTAGCTGCTCGACCGAAGATCGCATATTCGGAATAGTGTCCAGTTCCTGGTCATAGTACGGAAGCGCATCTTGGTACTGTAGCTGCACCTCGACAGGCGCAGTACTCATCGCGGACCTGTTTCTCCACACTGAGAGAAAGCGTTCCAGCTACGACGGTGCGatggcgcgacggcgcggacAAATAATTACGTAATTTTACTTGGTAATCGTGTGGTCtaaagcagcgcaaactTCATTGCCCGCCTTTCCTTGACTGCTGCCTGGCGCTTTCCCCAACGTCAAGGGACATACATTATGCTCACTGCACGCTATGTCGCGAGGATTGCTCAGCCAAGTTCTGCCTTTAAGGCGTTGTGTTTTGCGCCTCAccgcgcagctgccgcaCCTGTGGCACGCTTTTTGAGCACTTCGTCTCGTGTCTGCGAGCAGGGTGATAAAGGTACGTTGCATATCCCTCACTGACATTCAGTCATGCACGATTCGCCGTACGTGGAACGTGCGAATATCAACCCGATCGAACGATACATTCCTTTGCAGGAGCCGCTTCATGAGTTTGGCAGCTGGATTCTCTCCGCGCTTCCGAAATATATTCAGCAATACAGCGTGTACAAGGACGAGGTGACGTTTTTCGTCGCACCGTCTGCTGTGATCCCCGTCATGACCTTTTTGCGCGATCATTCTGCGACGCAGTTCAAGGCTTTGATGGATATTTCCGGCGCTGATTACCCTTCTCGGTCGCTGCGTTTTGAGGTTGTTTACCACCTCTTGAGCGTGCGCAACAATGCACGCATTCGTGTTAAGACATATGCTGATGAGCTTACACCCGTTCCCAGTGTCACTGGCCTCTTTCGCAGCGCTGACTGGttcgagcgcgaggcatGGGATATGTATGGCATCTTTTTCGTTGGCCACCCTGATCTCCGGCGCATTCTGACCGACTACGGTTTTGAGGGTCACCCTATGCGCAAAGACTTCCCTCTCACGGGCTACTCAGAAGTCCGCTGGGACGAGGAGAAGAAGCGCGTGGTACATGAGCCTGTCCAGCTTACACAGGCGCACCGCAACTTTGAGACGAGTTCACCTTGGGAGCAAGTCGGCCCTGGCCGTGACTATACGCCTAACAACTACAAGCTTGTTCCGCCCAAACCTGAGGAGGATGAAGACAAGAACAAAAAATAGGCTATGTAGTTGCACCGATCCACGGCTACATGTCGCTGGACAACATTACGCTATTGCACATCCGTCGTAACGTAGCATAGCACATTCAACAGCCAGCATATTTATCTCGGAGCATCGCGGCAAACCGCGCAAGGGACAGGCACCACACAaagccgcgccgtcgccttGGTGCTCGAGAGAGAAAAAAGACGCGCTATGGCCGCGCAATGTTTGAAAGCCACGTGGCTAGCTTTTTTACTTGTCCGTGTCGGTGGGCAGGCCGCCGGTGCCGAGACGGCTTGCGAGTGTGCCTACGGGGCCGGGACggccgtgctgcgctttAAAACTCTCCAAAAAGTTGGATAGCATTTCCATATCTGTATCACTGGCTTCTTGCGCCTCCGCGAAATGGCGCAGACTTTCAGGGAGCGCCCCGCCAGACGCTAGCAAATGTTGTAAAAGCTCTTCATCCTCGGCGGTGAGTTCTTCGTCAACTTCCATGTCAGGGGAGTGGTCGTGATTATCAGCATGTACAAGGTTGTGTCCAAGCTCCTTTTCCATCGCTTCGAGCACCGCGTCAAAAGAGTCGAGTTTCGCATTGGAAGActgcgtcgctgcttgtgctgtGCGCTCCTCAGGCAAAGTGtggtgcgcacgcttgcTTTCTTTTCTAGGCGGCACAAATGCTAAAGGTAAGTTGACTCTGTACGTGCCTCCATGCTCGCGCCGGTCTGCCAAAATCTGTGCATACTGCTCTTCATTGAGACCCAGCTCTTTACGCGTAAATTCGAGGAAATTATCCATTCCGTCCGCAATTTCCGCGTCAATATCGTCTTCAGCATCGTCAGCATTAATGCCAAGCATTTCATAGCGCcttgcacgcgcctcggcTTCATCGCCTTGGTCATCCTCTAGTGATTCTCCCGAGTCGCTATCCCCTTCATAATGCACACCGCTGCTGAACCCAAGCAACGATCTCGGCTGTTGACCACGGCCCAGATCCTTCGATGTAGAAAACGTCATAGACGTCGATGTTTGCTTCCTCTCCTCCGACGCGTGCTGTTCCGCATTTTTTGCGCCCCATTCGGACGCAGCCAAAGGAGGCACCAATGCATCCATACGCTGCTGCCGTTCCTCTTTCGAGAGCGAAGTATCCGAATCAGAGTCCACGTCAGCGCCGGCCTCTTCACCATCCTCAAAAAGCTCGTCATTTACGAGCGCACCCTCCAGATCGCCTTGTCCTTCCATAAACTGATGCATTTTTTCCGTGAATGCGTTTAAGCGGCCCATTGTTTGTTCTGCTGGATCATTGCCAGGCTGTGCAATGGACGTAAGTTCTTCCGGCAATTGTGCAAGCCAGTCTTGCGCATCCTCGGCTTTCCGCATAGCATTTATATTGTCTGTAGGAACGAGCAGACTGCGCACAGCATCCAGCATGGGCGAtgtcgccgcgctgtgcaagacTTCCCATAGCAATGCCGCTTCTCCTTCACCGGgtttgtgcagctgcgatGCAACGCGCACCGCTTCTTTTTCCAGTGCATTCcaccgcgcgcttcctTGCACCTCGTCGCCAAAATAACCCAGATGTGTAAGTCTTGAAAGCAACTGTGCATGCGCGGAGGACGACAAAGAGTATGAGGATGTTGAACTAGCAGCCATGCGATGTGCATTCCAACGCTCGGCGAGCATTTCCAATCCCGCGGTTAGCTTTGCTCCGAGGTCGTACCAGCGGCCATAAATGGCCTCTTCCTCCGTAATTGATGCAGATCGCTTCTCTGCGTGGGTATACAGACGGTATTTTTCGACGGCCTTTTGCCACGCCGTGCCAAATGCCTTGGGCGGAAAAAAGTTATCGTGCAAGAGCTGGGCGTACAAATGCCGTGTCATGTGTAGGCGTACAAGGCAGATGCCTTTGACGGGCAAGCCAGAAAGCGATGCATCCTTGGGTAAGGCAAACATTTTGAGGCGTTGCAAGCTTCGCACAGTGACGACATCGCGCGTCGATATTGCGTGGATCGCGTCGGCGACTATCTGAGGATgtgtgcacagcgcattTGCCGCACTGATAGGAAGAAATGCAAGCGTGTAATGCTGCAACGTACGCGCTTTCTGAGGATACGTTTTTAATCGGCTAAATGCAGCGTCCTGCAGTGCTTGCGAGGCGCCCGTATCCACCTGTGGGTCGCGCACAATCCTTACGGCGTCCGCAATGCTCAGCACCGGCTCTTGTTCGGTGCCGCCTGTTTTGTATTGTAGGGGAATCAAATGCATAGCGCCATCGTATATCCAAACACGGTTCTTGGCATTTGCGGGTGCGACCCAAGCAGGGAGCACGTCCGCCGCCTCAATCAAGAGAAACTCGCCATCTTCGTCTTCAACTTGGACGCACAAGCCTGGATACGATACGGTCAAGTTGGTCAGTATATACGTCATGAACCATTCATCCTCGACCGTGCCATTCGTTCGCATCGAGATCTGCACTGTCCCGTgtggcgcgccgtccattTCTGCAGTAGCTATGGGCACTTCGCGATGCCAAATGTAGCCGTTGGCAGCAGCAACTGCATCTTGTATTTTACGCATTGCCTCggctgcaagcgcagctcctGATGTATTGTCATGCTCTTGGGGAACAAGCGTCGCAAGAAAAAGAGACGCCTTTTCCTCCTGGGATTCTTTGGTTTCGTCCATGCACAAAAAAGGTCCGGGGGAGAACAAAGGGTGGAGGTAGGTGGAGAAATAGGCATCACGCGTTGGTTCTTCCCTTGTCGAACTTCGCGTTCGGAATGACGAAACGGGTGCGCAGAGGAAGCGACGCGAGTATGGAAGAATACGAAGATGCGAATGGGTTTGTAAGCCGCTGCTGGCACCAGTTAGTGTCCTTATTCCGACCCACGGCGAAGCGACAGCGGCAGGCCGAGCTTTCAAATGCAGTGCATGCTCCAGATACCACACAGTCCCATGTCGTGCAAACAGAGAAAAGCAACGCAACTACTTGCTCAGTACATGAGAATGAAGAGCATAAAGATGAGCGCTTTAAAGATAGTAGCGGCGAGGTGGTATGTCATTATAGTGGGAACCCATGTCGTATCGGGGGTACCAACAACGAAACTtgtgctgccgcgcaaggGTGCACAAGTGACACCTATTGTGAGCCAAGCTATGAGGAAATGTCTCGCAAGGAATCCGGCCAAGTTATTCTAGTTGATATGGAGTGCGTTGAGCAGGAGCACAATGGAGAGGACAATGGCTTTACTGCTACGAATAATCGCAATGTTGAGCACGTAAACGAAGGACTATGGAAGAAAAAAGAGGAGGTCGAGAAAGAGGATACGGATAAAGACCAGGATAAACGCGAGAATGTGAAAGAGGTCGATAATACggaggaggaagaagaagctGATGGGGAGTCCGATAATGTTTTGGAGAGAGGAAAGGGGCAAGGTATTGAAGAACTCAACGCTGAGGTTTCAGAAGAAGGGGAGGACGAAGGTGAGGAAGAGTCTGATAACAATTgggaagaagaagaagcggATGAGCTCGATGGGGAGAATTCAGAAGAAGCAAAAGAGCTTGACGAAGAGAACTCAGAAGAAGCAGAAGAGCTTGACGAGGAGGATTCAACAGATGCAGAAGAGCTTGACGAGGAGAATTCAACAGATGCGGAAGAGCTTGACGAGGAGAACTCAGAAGAAGCAGAAGAGCTCGATGACGAGGATGAACACCAAATTGACGAGGACGGCATTATTGATGTTGAGCATGACCACAGCTACAGCACCAACACGCGTGCCCCAGATTCTGACGAATCTGTTATTCTCATCTCCGATTCCGACGACGAAACACCACTTTCCAAGCCTGCCCAACCATCCCCCGTCTTTACACCAACGGCGAATCTAGCATCCCCCTTCCGCAAATCACAGTTCAGTCCCGACTACTCTACCTTTGCCCCAATACAGAAGAATCGCTTCCGTGTCCAGCCTCAAgtgcgcggcaagaagaTTGCATGGTCCCCACGTCCCATTTATCCACGCCCCTCTTCTTCTCTCCATCAGCGaagcaaagcgccgctgggtATGGAAGAAGTACGTCCACTACCACTCTAACATCAGTTCAAAGCCGGCGTGCGTGTCCGACAGCAGGCGAGGATTCAAAGTATGATCAGAGATGCGTACAAAACAATGTCGCAGAACGATCCTTGTATGTACAGTGACCAACTTACCCAAGACACATTCCAAGACTTCTATGAACTTGTAAAGAAACGCACACACGTCCAGCGCCTTTTGGATTTCGAGACACTCAAGCCCGTCACGCTACAGAAAGACGAGCATATCTACACACGAGAAACGCTCGAAGCACTGCGGAAGCGCGAAGCGAATGCACATGCTCGTCTTCCCCCTTCAGACGAAGAGCGGCGAACCAAGATGCGCTCCCTTCGTGCTCAacggcgcaaagagcaCGGCATTCTTGGCCGCAAATCACTTCCCAATGCACTACCGCCCGATGCCGAAGCTCATGTACAGGCCTGTTTACGGCAATCGAGCTTTATGGCGAGCATCACAGGCGCTCAAGTCGGTGCACACGATCTTGCAAAGCTGCGTCCAGGCCAGTGGCTCAACGATGAAGTCATCAATTTCTACGGAGCACTGATTATGCTGCGAGCTTCGCACGCGGAAAGTAAGCGTGAGGATGCATTTACAACGCTCGAAGCGAACGGGTACTGGTCAGTCCATTTTTTCTCGAGTTTCTTTTGGGAGAACCTGTCCAAGCGTGGGTACTCTGGCGTCCGGCGCTGGTCCCGTCGTGTGGATCTGTTCACCAAAGACCTTATTCTCTTCCCTATTAA
This region of Malassezia vespertilionis chromosome 9, complete sequence genomic DNA includes:
- a CDS encoding Ulp1 peptidase (MEROPS:MER0005204; COG:O; EggNog:ENOG503P3UZ) produces the protein MSRKESGQVILVDMECVEQEHNGEDNGFTATNNRNVEHVNEGLWKKKEEVEKEDTDKDQDKRENVKEVDNTEEEEEADGESDNVLERGKGQGIEELNAEVSEEGEDEGEEESDNNWEEEEADELDGENSEEAKELDEENSEEAEELDEEDSTDAEELDEENSTDAEELDEENSEEAEELDDEDEHQIDEDGIIDVEHDHSYSTNTRAPDSDESVILISDSDDETPLSKPAQPSPVFTPTANLASPFRKSQFSPDYSTFAPIQKNRFRVQPQVRGKKIAWSPRPIYPRPSSSLHQRSKAPLGMEEFKAGVRVRQQARIQSMIRDAYKTMSQNDPYTFQDFYELVKKRTHVQRLLDFETLKPVTLQKDEHIYTRETLEALRKREANAHARLPPSDEERRTKMRSLRAQRRKEHGILGRKSLPNALPPDAEAHVQACLRQSSFMASITGAQVGAHDLAKLRPGQWLNDEVINFYGALIMLRASHAESKREDAFTTLEANGYWSVHFFSSFFWENLSKRGYSGVRRWSRRVDLFTKDLILFPINLGQAHWVCAAINLRLRRFEYYDSMGIPRPVVFEKLRAYLVEELHDKKQATLDLCDWQDFFAADTSPQQSNGYDCGVFAIQTLEQLSRRDPHIPMPPRLDAAAFEHAANPAELEHLREEHAEEYAWNFSQQNMQYLRRRMAYEIGQQKLLA
- a CDS encoding uncharacterized protein (COG:C; EggNog:ENOG503NUY0; BUSCO:EOG09262GXD), producing MIPALNTFRSRAAMTGRALRAGNTFASQKRFLSLHEYLSMDLLNKYGVNTPKSIPAKTPEEAFEAAKKFGGKPVVIKAQVLAGGRGKGHFDNGLKGGVHLVKTPEEVRDLAKQMIGAKLITKQTGAAGRECNAVMIAEARPPKKEYYVALLNDRVKQLPAMIASSEGGTSIEEVAAENPDAIITTTIDLEKGLDAQTAQQIAHKLGFSGPEQEKQAADIFQKLYKLFDERDATQVEINPLAESQDGEVLCMDAKLGFDDNADFRQIDVFKQRDLTQEDPIEVEAGKYGLNFIKLDGNIGCLVNGAGLAMATLDVLSLNGGQPANFLDVGGGANAAAVKKAFELLLQSKDVRAIFVNIFGGIMRCDVIADGIVQATKELDLKIPLVVRLQGTKEQEAKKIIKDSGLKIAAFDDLDQAAAKAVEVAK
- a CDS encoding uncharacterized protein (COG:C; EggNog:ENOG503NVZQ), with the translated sequence MHDSPYVERANINPIERYIPLQEPLHEFGSWILSALPKYIQQYSVYKDEVTFFVAPSAVIPVMTFLRDHSATQFKALMDISGADYPSRSLRFEVVYHLLSVRNNARIRVKTYADELTPVPSVTGLFRSADWFEREAWDMYGIFFVGHPDLRRILTDYGFEGHPMRKDFPLTGYSEVRWDEEKKRVVHEPVQLTQAHRNFETSSPWEQVGPGRDYTPNNYKLVPPKPEEDEDKNKK
- a CDS encoding uncharacterized protein (COG:A; EggNog:ENOG503P4VU), giving the protein MSTAPVEVQLQYQDALPYYDQELDTIPNMRSSVEQLIAQEKATLAYDPLSLLGAPYQVFTVCMRKECLQQELPQLAAELERAERGEKLNVLDADRYQLPEPAEGLQASEEAWDASLRNASVQLAYMDGRVKNIELLRRYGANAWRLYNYNQEAILGLESQALDAEREEVEEVNRARKDAQIKTGDALSTYESRWAALVSQNLSLRVANLTAKAETAEYTRRAEQLQKELEAMDATS
- a CDS encoding uncharacterized protein (COG:K; EggNog:ENOG503NYJE), encoding MDETKESQEEKASLFLATLVPQEHDNTSGAALAAEAMRKIQDAVAAANGYIWHREVPIATAEMDGAPHGTVQISMRTNGTVEDEWFMTYILTNLTVSYPGLCVQVEDEDGEFLLIEAADVLPAWVAPANAKNRVWIYDGAMHLIPLQYKTGGTEQEPVLSIADAVRIVRDPQVDTGASQALQDAAFSRLKTYPQKARTLQHYTLAFLPISAANALCTHPQIVADAIHAISTRDVVTVRSLQRLKMFALPKDASLSGLPVKGICLVRLHMTRHLYAQLLHDNFFPPKAFGTAWQKAVEKYRLYTHAEKRSASITEEEAIYGRWYDLGAKLTAGLEMLAERWNAHRMAASSTSSYSLSSSAHAQLLSRLTHLGYFGDEVQGSARWNALEKEAVRVASQLHKPGEGEAALLWEVLHSAATSPMLDAVRSLLVPTDNINAMRKAEDAQDWLAQLPEELTSIAQPGNDPAEQTMGRLNAFTEKMHQFMEGQGDLEGALVNDELFEDGEEAGADVDSDSDTSLSKEERQQRMDALVPPLAASEWGAKNAEQHASEERKQTSTSMTFSTSKDLGRGQQPRSLLGFSSGVHYEGDSDSGESLEDDQGDEAEARARRYEMLGINADDAEDDIDAEIADGMDNFLEFTRKELGLNEEQYAQILADRREHGGTYRVNLPLAFVPPRKESKRAHHTLPEERTAQAATQSSNAKLDSFDAVLEAMEKELGHNLVHADNHDHSPDMEVDEELTAEDEELLQHLLASGGALPESLRHFAEAQEASDTDMEMLSNFLESFKAQHGRPGPVGTLASRLGTGGLPTDTDK
- a CDS encoding uncharacterized protein (COG:S; EggNog:ENOG503P7DW; BUSCO:EOG092653LT) — protein: MAQQRAGRGGSKGRLSLRDTAPKQAPKQAPKQKQKKLPMKRSAQRMEDEEDDEDEEDGEDGEESSEASDEELDTDEEIKAQSKPHSKKTLKRKRRAVSPTAFGEAIKELLGNDASDAEAKRAEPAQSAILSLAPSVRRTANATTLRAKAARLALEKRREREELAHVRDVIGDWGPPGVPPKDIKAGLPNTPQLDAWMEQGGAKGYERRLRKAAQRGVVKLFNAIRAAQQTSVDEVDEARQKRPKGSTANALGSAEAAVTKLSKSNFLDLLRNAPQGTTSAPSK